In Lentimicrobiaceae bacterium, one genomic interval encodes:
- a CDS encoding M1 family aminopeptidase: MNKRFTVFTLFLTLIVSISLKSQNATCSTQDFDAIHYEIKLTEVNTAEKTLTANTNVKALCLKNNINKVCLELLSLNVDSVFVNNVRNNNYTHTDGVLTVNFSQNFQQNDTVNILVYYHGTPFIDLSGWGGFHFAGDFAYNLGVGFSSIPHNLGKAWFPCFDNFTDRALFDVLITTSNDKQATSGGFLYDTIDNGNGTTTWHWKTEHTLPTYLISASIGKYFTIEDSFVGQYDTVPITFTCRAGDTARIASTFVNLKEITSIFEDCFGAYPFERIGFTATSNGAMEHAANISYPYSGWSGNTDLEWWYAHELSHMWFGDAVTCSSAGHMWLNEGWAVWCESLYKEFLYGKDAYKNNMRKKLKDVLLKTHKTDGGYYALYDIPETLTYGSTVYDKGGQVVHTLRNYLGDSIFFDAVKEYINTYKYSHASSDTLKNFLTLHTGIDMAPFFETWVESPGFPHFSIDSIVISPTCPHSEVEVTVRQRLKELPNYANDNHVEITFVSNTWQFYTDTMIFSGATGKKKFYMAFEPVATMIDYNEKISDATTDEAVIIKQVGAYNFPETFMSINTTNITDSALVRVTHNWVAPDSLKNNIKGLRLSDTRYWTIEGVFPEGFVTSGKFPYTKTQGFELNLTQNRNDSIVMLYRINASKDWSPINFNISGTWMGGNITIDTLKPGEYTFAAWDYNYLNTDDSYISKVEKSIINIYPNPTSEHFNIISNYKSDGYIKIFDSEGKLVFSQKYIPDRSTIKWQPNSDIYGNYIIVLFDKNGKLIDSQKAIRSRR, encoded by the coding sequence ATGAATAAAAGGTTTACAGTTTTTACTCTTTTTTTAACACTAATTGTCTCAATTTCTTTAAAATCTCAAAACGCTACTTGTAGTACTCAGGACTTTGATGCTATTCATTACGAAATAAAACTGACTGAAGTAAACACCGCAGAAAAGACATTAACAGCCAACACAAATGTTAAGGCATTATGTTTGAAAAACAATATTAATAAGGTATGTTTAGAACTGTTATCTTTAAATGTAGATTCCGTATTTGTTAATAATGTTAGGAATAATAATTATACTCACACAGACGGTGTATTAACTGTTAACTTTTCGCAAAATTTTCAACAAAATGACACCGTAAACATTTTGGTTTATTATCATGGAACTCCTTTTATTGATTTATCGGGTTGGGGCGGCTTTCATTTTGCCGGCGATTTTGCTTATAATTTGGGTGTAGGTTTTAGCTCTATCCCTCATAATTTAGGCAAAGCTTGGTTTCCATGTTTTGATAATTTTACCGATAGAGCTTTATTTGATGTGCTGATTACAACAAGCAACGATAAACAAGCGACAAGCGGCGGTTTTTTATATGATACTATTGATAACGGAAACGGAACTACTACTTGGCACTGGAAAACCGAACATACTTTGCCAACATATTTAATATCGGCGAGTATTGGGAAATATTTCACAATTGAAGATTCCTTTGTAGGACAATACGACACCGTTCCAATTACCTTTACCTGTAGAGCTGGCGATACAGCGAGAATTGCATCTACTTTTGTTAATTTAAAAGAGATTACATCCATTTTTGAAGACTGCTTTGGTGCCTACCCTTTTGAACGCATTGGGTTCACAGCTACATCAAATGGGGCTATGGAACATGCCGCCAATATAAGCTATCCATACTCGGGCTGGAGTGGCAATACCGACTTGGAATGGTGGTATGCTCATGAGTTGTCGCACATGTGGTTTGGTGATGCAGTAACTTGCTCGAGTGCCGGACATATGTGGCTCAACGAAGGTTGGGCTGTATGGTGCGAATCGCTTTATAAGGAATTTTTGTATGGAAAAGATGCGTATAAAAACAACATGCGTAAAAAACTAAAAGATGTTTTGCTTAAAACACACAAGACAGACGGAGGTTATTACGCACTTTACGACATACCCGAAACGCTTACATATGGCAGTACCGTTTACGATAAAGGCGGACAGGTTGTTCATACGCTTAGAAACTACTTAGGCGACAGCATTTTCTTCGATGCTGTTAAAGAGTATATAAATACATATAAATATAGCCACGCATCGTCCGATACTTTAAAGAATTTTTTGACATTGCACACAGGCATTGATATGGCACCGTTTTTTGAAACTTGGGTTGAATCGCCGGGGTTTCCGCATTTTTCGATTGATTCTATAGTTATTTCTCCGACTTGCCCACACAGCGAAGTTGAAGTAACAGTCAGACAAAGACTTAAAGAACTACCGAATTACGCCAACGACAATCATGTTGAAATCACCTTTGTTTCAAACACATGGCAGTTTTATACCGATACTATGATTTTTTCGGGTGCAACAGGAAAAAAGAAGTTTTACATGGCTTTTGAACCTGTTGCTACTATGATTGACTACAACGAAAAAATTTCTGACGCTACAACAGACGAAGCAGTGATTATTAAACAAGTTGGGGCTTACAATTTTCCCGAAACATTTATGAGTATAAATACAACCAACATTACCGACTCGGCTTTGGTTAGAGTTACTCACAACTGGGTTGCTCCCGATAGTTTGAAAAACAACATTAAAGGACTTAGGCTTTCGGATACCAGATATTGGACTATTGAAGGTGTTTTTCCCGAAGGGTTTGTTACAAGCGGCAAATTCCCGTACACGAAAACGCAAGGATTTGAACTTAACCTAACACAAAATCGCAACGATTCCATTGTCATGCTGTACAGAATTAACGCTAGTAAAGATTGGTCGCCTATTAACTTTAATATAAGTGGCACATGGATGGGTGGAAATATTACTATTGATACGCTTAAGCCCGGTGAATACACGTTTGCCGCATGGGATTATAATTATTTGAATACCGATGATAGCTATATTAGTAAGGTAGAAAAATCGATAATAAATATATACCCTAATCCTACAAGCGAACATTTTAATATTATATCGAAT
- the rpsL gene encoding 30S ribosomal protein S12, which produces MPTIAQLVRKGRKKMTYKSKSPALDSCPQRRGVCTRVYTTTPKKPNSAMRKVARVRLTNQKEVNAYIPGEGHNLQEHSIVLIRGGRVKDLPGVRYHVIRGAADTSGVEGRTQRRSKYGAKRPKQASK; this is translated from the coding sequence ATGCCTACAATTGCACAATTGGTTCGTAAAGGACGTAAAAAGATGACTTACAAAAGCAAGTCGCCTGCGTTAGATTCATGCCCACAGCGTAGAGGAGTTTGCACTAGGGTATATACCACTACTCCTAAAAAGCCTAACTCAGCTATGCGAAAAGTTGCCAGAGTAAGGTTAACCAATCAAAAAGAAGTTAACGCTTACATACCCGGCGAAGGACATAATTTGCAGGAGCACTCAATTGTATTAATAAGAGGAGGTCGTGTTAAAGACCTTCCCGGAGTTCGTTATCACGTTATACGTGGTGCAGCCGACACCTCGGGAGTTGAAGGAAGAACACAAAGACGTTCTAAATACGGAGCCAAACGCCCAAAACAAGCAAGTAAGTAA